DNA from Triticum aestivum cultivar Chinese Spring chromosome 7D, IWGSC CS RefSeq v2.1, whole genome shotgun sequence:
gtctcgacacgacgaactgtagcaacggtgcatactcagggagaacacttgtaccttgaaatttagtgagagatcatcttataatgctacccccgtactaagcaaaataagatgcataaaggataaacatcacatgcaatcaatataagtgatatgatatggccatcatcatcttgtgcctttgatctccatctccaaagcaccgtcatgatcaccatcgtcaccggcttgacaccttgatctccatcgaagcatcgttgtcgtctcgccaactattgattctacgactatcgctactgcttagtgataaagtaaagcaattacatggcgattgcatttcatacaataaagcgacaaccataaggctcctgccagttgccgataacttttacaaaacatgatcatctcatacaacaatttatatatcatcacggcttgaccatatcacattacagcaagctctgcaaaaacaagttagacatcctctactttgttgttgcaagttttacgtggttgctacgggcttagcaagaaccgttcttacctacgcatcaaaaccacaacgatttttcgtcaagtgtgttgttttaaccttcaacaaggaccgggcgtagtcacactcgattcaactaaagctgaagaaacagacacccactagccacctgtgtgcaaagcacgttggtagaaccagtctcatgaacgcggtcatgtaatgtcggtctgggccacttcatccaacaataccgccgaatcaaagtatgacatgctggtagactattatcgcccacaactctttgtgttcaactcatgcatataacatctacgcatagacctggctcggatatcactgttggggaacgcagtaatttcaaaaaaattcctacgatcacgcaagatctatctaggcgaagcatagcaacgagcggggagagtgtgtccacgtaccctcgtagaccgaaagcggaagcgttatatcaacgtggttgatgtagtcgtacgtcttcacaatccgaccaatctcagcaccgaacgtacggcacgtccgtgttcagcacacgttcagcttgatgacgtccctcgtactcttgatccagttgaggccgagggagagtttcttcagcacgacggcgtggcgacggtgatgatgaagttaccggcgcagggctttgcctaagcactacgacgatatgaccgaggtgtgtaaccgtggaggggggcaccgcacacggctaagagaaactttgatgtgtctttggggtgcccccctcccacatatataaagggggaggagaggaggccggccctaggaggggccgcgccatggggggaatcctacttggacccctagtccaagtaggaatcaaccccccccctttcctagtccaagtaggagaagaagggaaagaggagagaagagaaggaaggagggggcgccgccccctccccttgtccaattcggactaggcaagGGGGGGCACCTCttgccggccctctctcttctccactaaggcccattgtggcccattaatcccccggggggttccggtaacctcccggtactccgaaaaatacacgatacacttcggaaccattccggtgtctgaatataaccttccaatatatcaatctttatgtctctaccatttcgagactcctcgtcatgtctgtgatctcatccgggactccgaacaaccttcgatacatcgaatcacataactcataatacaaatcgtcatcgaacgttaagcatgtggaccctacgggttcgagaactatgtagacatgactaagacacatctccggtcaataaccaatagcgcaacctggatgctcatattggctcctacatattctacgaaaatctttatcggtcaaaccgcataacaacatacgttgttccctttgtcatcggtatgttacttgcccgagattcgatcgtcggtatcatcatacctagttcaatctcgttaccggcaagttgctttacttgttccgtaatgcaccatcccgtgattaactcattagtcacattgcttgcaaggcttctagtgatgagcattgccgagagggcccagagatacctctccgaaacacggagtgacaaatcctaatcttcatctatgccaactcaacaaacaccatcgaagacacctgtagagcatctttataatcactcagttacgttgtgacgtttgatagcacactaagtgttcctccggtattcgggagttgcataatctcatagtcataggaacatgtataagtcatgaagaaagcaatagcaataatctaaacgatcatagtgctaagctaacggatgggccttgtccatcacatcattctctaatgatgtgatcccgttcatcaaatgacaactcatgtctatggctaggaaacttaaccatgtttgattaacgagctagtcaagtagaggcatactagggacactctgtttgtctatgtattgacacatgtactaagttttcggttaatacaattctagcatgaataataaacatttatcatgatataaggaaatataaataacaactttattattgcctctagggcatatttccttcaaacatgccctgcaaaagcaagttagacgtcctctactttgttgttgcaagttttacgtggctgctacgggcttctagcaagaaccattcttacctacgcaccaaaaccacaacgatttttcgtcaagtgtgttgttttaaccttcaacaaggaccggccgtagtcaaactcgattcaactaaagttggagaaacagacacccgcctgccgcctgtgtgcaaaacacgtcggtagaaccggtctcatgaacgtggtcatgtaagttggtccgggccgcttcatccaacaataccgccgaatcaaagtaagacgttggtggtaagcagtatgactattatcgcccacaactctttgtgttctactcgtgcatatcatctacgcatagacctggctcggatgacactgttggggaacatagcatgcaattacaaaaaaagttcctacgatcacgcaagatctatctaggagatgcatagcaacgagagggggagagtgtgtccatataccctcgtagaccgaaagcggaagcgttaggttaatgtggttcatgtagtcgaatgtcttcacgatccaaccgatcttagtaccgaatgtatgacacctccatgttcagcacacgttcagctcgatgacgtccctcgaactcttgatccagcagaggggcgagggagagttctgtcagcacgacggtgaggtgacggtgatggtgatgtgatccgcgcagggcttcgcgtaagcactacgatgctatgactggaggagtaaactgtggaggggggcaccgcacacggctaagagaacaattgatgtgcctttggggtgcacCCCCCCCNNNNNNNNNNNNNNNNNNNNNNNNNNNNNNNNNNNNNNNNNNNNNNNNNNNNNNNNNNNNNNNNNNNNNNNNNNNNNNNNNNNNNNNNNNNNNNNNNNNNNNNNNNNNNNNNNNNNNNNNNNNNNNNNNNNNNNNNNNNNNNNNNNNNNNNNNNNNNNNNNNNNNNNNNNNNNNNNNNNNNNNNNNNNNNNNNNNNNNNNNNNNNNNNNNNNNNNNNNNNNNNNNNNNNNNNNNNNNNNNNNNNNNNNNNNNNNNNNNNNNNNNNNNNNNNNNNNNNNNNNNNNNNNNNNNNNNNNNNNNNNNNNNNNNNNNNNNNNNNNNNNNNNNNNNNNNNNNNNNNNNNNNNNNNNNNNNNNNNNNNNNNNcggagagggggaaaggggaaacaggtggagagggagaaggaaaggggggccgcgcccccaccccttgtccaattcggattggcttggggggcgccacctcccgtggcctgcctcctcctctccactatggcccatgaggcccattaactttcccggggggttccggtaacctcccagtactccgaaaaatccccgaacctcttcggaaccattccggtgtccgtatataaccttccaatatatcaatatttacctctcgaccatttagagactcctcgtcatgtccatgatctcatccgggactccgaacaaacttcagtcaccaaaacacataactcataatacaaatcgtcatcgaacgttaagcgtgcggaccctacgggttcgataactatgtagacatgaccgagacacttctccggtcaataaccaatagcggaacctggatgctcatattggttcctacatattctacgaagatctttatcggtcaaaccgcaataacaacatacattattccctttgtcatcggtatgttacttgcccgagattcgatcgtcggtatcatcatacctagttcaatctcgttactggcaagtctctttactcgttccgtaatgcattatcccgtaactaactcattagtcacattgcttgcaaggcttatagtgatgtgcattaccgagagggcctagagatacctcttcgatactcggagtgacaaatcctaatctcgatctatgccaacccaacaaacaccttcggagacacctatagtgcatctttataatcacccagttacgttgtgacgtttgatagcacacaaggtgttcctccggtattcgggagttgcataatctcatagtcagaggaatatgtataagtcatgaagaaagcaatagcaataaaacttaacgatcattatgctaagttaacggatgggtcttgtccatcacatcattctctaatgatgttatcccgttcatcaaatgacaacacatgtctatggtcaggaaacttaaccatctttgagtaacgagctagtcaagtagaggcatactagggacactctgttttgtctatgtattcacacatgtactaagtttccggttaatacaattctagcatgaataataaacatttatcatgatataaggaaatataaataacaactttattattgcctctagggcatatttccttcaatcacagCTGTATGAAAGGTATACCAACAAAATTTAAATCATTATAGTGGCCTAAAAACAGTAATTCATGTTTGTTACAAAGGACCCCATAAATTGGTACCAACCAAAAATGTGCAAAAAGATTACATGGAAATTTCAACTTAATTTACTTATTTCTAACTACTGTAACTTGGATGTGTTTTAACTGCAAAAGGACGACATGGAAGAGTAAAATCCAATGTAATGCTCCATTAATCAAGTTCAGACAACAATGAAAGTCAGATACATCTGCTCAAGAGATTACAAAGAATTGAAACCTCAAAAACAAAATAAACTTGTACAATACCTCCTCGCGAAGAAGTACCACAATATCTAGAAAtaatcattcatagagtatgtccAATCAATTGGAACCTCCTAACAACAAGTACAAAACAGAAGGGGATGGGGAATCAAGCTACATGAACACTGCCCACAAGATTTAGCAACACTAGCTCCATATAAAATACAGAGCACACCAAAACTTGTACAATCGAAGCAAAAATCCATCTGCAGGCCTCGATCAGCAACTACAAACCCCTAGAATATCTAACAAGCACACCCCAAGGGGAGGACAACAACCCGAACTTAAATCCCACCATACAAAACACCTAAACAACTAGGAATACGTAGGAATTCCTAGAAATTGGAGGATGGAGGCGGGAAACGATCTAAGCAAACCAAAAGTCTAGACCTAGAGATGAATAAAAACAAACAATCGAGAGGAGAAGGTTGAGCAAACAAGGTGACAAACCGCTACACCCCACATGAATCGGATACCGGGGGTCCTTCTCCCATGTCCTGATGATTGTGGTCTTCTTTTAGTTATGTGGTTAGGTTTCTAGAGTCATAAAGTGCGGCAAACCTTGTTATGTTTAAAAGACCGGGACCAGTTTGGTGGCCTATAGATTTTTCGCATTTGTGTCCTTCGTGGAACCTTGAACCTGACGTTTTAGCCTAGATGTTTTCGCTTTTGTAAGGCTTTGGTTTCATTTCTATGAAATGGAGCCGGGGGGCTCCCCTTTGATCGAAATTTGGTACCAGGGGCAGGAAACTTCGAGCACAAACACTCAAAAAGCCGTTGGAATCGCCATGGGAAGAAGATGAGGTAGTTCTCCCTGTAGCTTCTATTAtctattctccctctctttccctgtAGCTTCTCTCCCTTTGACTTTGTTCTCCCTGTCTCTCGAGCGACACGAAATGAACAAACAGACAAACAAGCGGGGGCCTTGCGAGCAGGAGGGGAAGCAACTAATAAAAAAACTAAAGAGAACCACTATTGGGCGGCTTGTAGGCAGCCCGAACAGATCCTAGGCCCGAGAAAAACCGAGATGGGAAATCAACACGAATCTTGGCACTTGATCAAGGAAATTCCTATTCGACGCTCGTTGCGTCAAAATGTCGAGCGAACGCATAGGGGAGCgatcagctgggccggcccatctcccaCTGTAGGCAGTTTTGGTTTTTGGGAACTTTCTCAAAGTTTCCCAGCCGGTTTTtatcggttttgggaaccttctagaaggttccttcagctgattttctattttcctttttatttcttatttttctgttttcttttcgttcttttgttttttttcatgtttcttttgttcttcctctcctttttccttttttctttttattttttcctttttcgttttatttttatttttaaaaaaatgttcgtgtttttggaaaaatgttcgtaaatttcaaaaaatgtttgcatttgttataaattgtttaaaatttcaaaaaatgttttcgcTTTCGAATTTTGCTCAGAAATTAGAAAATGTTcgctttttaaaaaaatgtttgtgctttttAAAAAATTGTACAGAAGTTTGAAATTATTTCCTGTTTTCAATTTTGGttcagaaatttaaaaaatgttcgtgcttttacGAAAAATATTCCCATTTTATTTTTTtcagaaattcaaaaattgtttgagaatttagaaaatgttcttgctatAAAAAAATTGTTCAGAAGTTCGAAAAATGTTCCTGTTTCCAATTTTGGTTCACAATTTataaaaatgttcgtgcttttacGAAAAATGATCCtgttttcaaatattgttcaaatATTCAAAAATGTTCTTgctattcaaaatttgttcagaagttcaaaaaatgttcctgtttcatTTTTTGTTCATAAATTCAGAAAATTTTCGCAAATTTGAAAATTTGTTCGGAATTAAAAAAAAGCAGCTACAGTTCAAGGCGCTACagtaaaaaatgttcgcatttagaattttcaaaaaatgttcaggaattttgaaaaaaaaatcacattttcaAAAATTTGCTGTAACTTTAAAAAATGTTTGACTTTTAAATACGTTCCTCTTTTGTCTGTTCTTATTGTTTCGTGCTAACCATTGGGACATCTGGCGGCTTCAGCTCAAGTGGCTAGCTGCAAGTGATTAGAGTCGCGAGGTCGCGCGTTCGAGTACTACCAGTGATGTCATTTTTGCATGGGTGTCCGCTAGAAAGCGCATTGATAAGAGATACCGAAGAGGATTCGACACAATCTGCATCTCAGTCTATTGGAATCTATGGAAACAGAGAAACGACAGAGTATTTCACAACAACAACATCGCCAATGAATGAGGAGCAGCCGATATTATCCATCAGGAAATTAGGCTTTGGGCCtcggcgagagggagaggagttCAACATGGCTTAGAGTAGTAGTCTAGTGTGTGGAGTGGTGGGGTGGACGTGCCTGCCGTGTGTGGTAGTGCATTCCGTCGTCTGTAATTTTTGTACATAACCCTCTCTCGTCTATACAGCTAAGGTACGCATtttgcgtactctcgaaaaaaagttTTGCGTTCAGCTTAACTTGATTGTAGTGGGCCAGCCCAGTCGGGGACCCCCTGTGCGGCGCGCCCTCCATTTGCCACAATAAGCGGCGTATAGGAGCTCCCCTTGATCAGACGGACCGCAGTGTGAATGAAAGCCAATTGCTTTTCAGCCAGCTGAAAAATAGCAAAACCGTAGAAAATTCATCAAAATGAAACATGAAAGGTGAGCTTTTATCTAAGCTTGAGAAGTATTCACTGCATGCACGAGTGAGTCGATTTCCACATAAAAGCGGTCTCTAGATAACAGGCAAGATTTCCTCATGAAATCAATCTTGACCATGAACAAACCTTCAACCAACAACAAGTTAGGATAGGCATATGTCGCAGTTCTCCGGAGCAGTTTTCCCATGCACAAAAGATCAACAAAAACGGCTCCAAGTTGAAAGCACCGGCTAATCAAGCGGCAGGACCAGCTTGGCGGCGTCGAGGCGCGGGTAGTGCCGGAGCACGACGCCCTTCATCTCCTCTGCGCCGCGCTCGTACCCCGCCAGTGCATGCTCCGCGAGCCGCCGCTTGTGCTCCTCCGATCCCATGAACTGCTGCACCGCCGTCGTCCTGGCGCTCTCCAGCTCCGCCTCAgtcgcccacttcgccgccgcgagctcggcctTTGCCTTCTCCAGGTCCGCCTCCGCGGCCTGCCTCGCCGTCTTCTCGTTGTCCAGCTGCTCCCACAGCGCCATGTTGTCGCGCTCCCGCGCCACCAGCTTCTCCTCCAGCTCCAGCGCGTAGCCCGAGGAGAAGGACACGTAGTTCGCAGCCTGCACACAAACAATGTGGTTCGGGTCCGGTCCGCACATACACCTACTGACCAACGATTTGGTTGCAAGAATACCTGGAGCATTGCCACGTAGCTCGACGCGACGATGTCTGAGGGCTTCGACGCCGCGAACTTGTCCTCCCGCGACGGCGTGACGATGCACTCCAGCACCTTCCGTGCGACCTTCCAGTCGGCAGTGTCACCGTCGTGTGTGTCGGGCACGGGCGCGCGCGGTGACCGCGGGTCAGACACCGGGGCGGCGCAGCCAAGCCCGTCTTTTGCAGTGGCCTCCTCCCGTTTCCTCTTCTTTCCGGACAATGGAAGCGTGTCGCCGTGCGCGTCGCTTTTCACCTGCTCCGTCCCTGCTGCCGGCGCCGCCGTATTCTCCACTGGCATAATGTCAGTCATGTCGCGGACGGGTGGATCCACCACTAGAGCACAAACAACAGGAGTAAAATACCTTTCGCTGCGAGTGCTGATTGGACAAGCGGGGTCGAACTCTTACCTTTGGCAACAGTTGAACGGGGAGAAggctgaggtggtggtggtgatgtgCCGACGGGGTTGGAGGAGAAGACCGCAGCAAGATTTGCATCGCGGAGGTAAACCCGGAGGTCAAGCGGGACGCCGTGTGCCTGTAGCAGCTTACCCGCCGACTCCTGCTGGCTCATAAGCACCGGATCCGCGACGGAGCTCTTGGGCGGCGAGTCGCCCCAGTTCACGGGGCACGGCCATGGCCCCGGCGACGTCAGG
Protein-coding regions in this window:
- the LOC123167247 gene encoding uncharacterized protein, producing the protein MPSSPVVVLSDTESGGDGDAVSDIAPSRPAAERIASTLSTQAAVDALCKKHGVPAEFARRPAGELRACSVPPPGAVCVYAHALEAGVRFPLHAFFGKALAYFRLAPGQLTPNGWLVLVGFVVLCHEAGVRPSTALFRHFFSLSTWKNGNGWYFFRCRGKGAAPTLFTGLSCSKFESDWKGRFFFLTSPGPWPCPVNWGDSPPKSSVADPVLMSQQESAGKLLQAHGVPLDLRVYLRDANLAAVFSSNPVGTSPPPPQPSPRSTVAKVVDPPVRDMTDIMPVENTAAPAAGTEQVKSDAHGDTLPLSGKKRKREEATAKDGLGCAAPVSDPRSPRAPVPDTHDGDTADWKVARKVLECIVTPSREDKFAASKPSDIVASSYVAMLQAANYVSFSSGYALELEEKLVARERDNMALWEQLDNEKTARQAAEADLEKAKAELAAAKWATEAELESARTTAVQQFMGSEEHKRRLAEHALAGYERGAEEMKGVVLRHYPRLDAAKLVLPLD